From Cucumis melo cultivar AY chromosome 3, USDA_Cmelo_AY_1.0, whole genome shotgun sequence:
ttttattaaggggttatattttacaaattttcaGAGCAGTTATATTATTCATATCTTCAAATTAAAGTTCGAATATTTGGAAATTTGTTAAAAGAGGATTGGCTTTTCAGCTATCCAACCTCCCAAAATGAATTAGCAAGAGTTGGGTGAAGCTGCTCTTAGGACAAAAATGGCTCCAAATTTCAAAATGGGCTTTAATTAAGTTGGACTTTTAGATATTGACTTTAGGGTAACTACTCATCTCAAttcaatttgtaattttattttttctaacgAACTTTGGCTGACGTGGCAGCTCATGAATAGTCgaaatttttctttataaaaactCATTTTATTCCATGTAAGAGTCagcaaaatttatcaaattctCTATGTTATATATTTAAGTTTCTTTTACTTGGTATTTTGTAAACacgtttttatttttgttatttataaaaaattccAACATTTCAAAACCTAAACATTACACTacatagtttttttaaaaagttatatTGAATCAATTGAATGTTGtcaattaaaaatttattataaatggctgcataaattttaattttatcaaaCTTATATCTACTTCTTTTAATCTTGTATTTTCAAAGTATAATTTTGGTCATTTAACTTCGGGACTGGTACGTTTTCTTTTATCCTAAGTATATTGCATATCAAACTTGGTGTTTGGTATCAAATCCAAAAATATAAATGGCatgatgttttttatttggaaatatgTTGGGATGCGgttataaataatattttaaaagataagaatTAAAGAACGAAAGTACATAGGAAAGAAGTTAATAAGAGCTTGAACTTAACTCAACTAATATAATTTATACTAAAGACGGTTCCCGCCCTCATCTGTGCTCAAAAGTGTACATATATGAACGAAGATGTTTTGTCATCGTTGTCAATTTTATGTTAGAATATCATTTTGTATTTATaggtttgtttaattttagtatTGCACTTGTGAATGTCATGTTTTTGTTTGTGTACTTAATtcttaaaaacaataaatttatataGTACCTCATGCTCGTTTGTTGTtggttcttttatttttattttattaaatttaaaatttacataCGAACCAAAATTGAATAGTTAAAGTATATATGcaacaaaattaaatacaaaagtATATGAACTAAAACGATATTATGATGTATacgttttaaaataattatgcaACATGCATAAATTAATGTTGTAAGATAGTTTGCATATAATTATaaagttttatatatatatatatatatatatataattaagggCGTGTTTGACCAAGGAGTTaagaaatgaaagtatcgaaaTAAGAGTCGTAAATTCCACCCCTTGTTTGATCCAATGAGTTGATGGCTTCCACCATTAAAAGCATCAATTTTATATCTTATTAATTTTTCACATCGGAGACATGGGGTTACAAACtcatttaaaaattattttgcatcaactattaaaaaaaataagaaaaaataataaaagaattttctCCCGGGCTTATTTGTGATCGACCAAaatggaaaaatacgttttttcaaaaatagaaaatatttacatcgcatataacaaaattacagaagataaaatttattacatttgtTTTTTCCCCGagtgtaattattttattaaatgttttatttttgacaattttttttaaaggaatattactaaaaaaacaaagtaaaactACCATGCCCTTGTTAAAATAATCATGTTCTAAAGCTAGTCAAAGTGATATACAAATGTATTAATGGTTAAAGGTTTGTGGTTTAAAACTTTTGTTTATATTATGTTATCATACCCTAAACGTTTCTTGTTGACCCAAGCAATGTACATTAATTAGATACAAAACAAACAATTTAATAAAAcgttaaagttttatttatttatttatttttattttattgtaattattttaattttagtttttaaatgtTGGACATTAAGTGGAGCATTCATCaggttttgttatttaattcCTACGTGAGACCATCTCAAAACTTGACAACTACTAAACATAACATAGTTCTTTAAAATGATGATTTTTGCTTTctcttgttttttatttttttaatttgacttcaaattctaacttttttttttcaactcaataaatatcaaaataatatttatataaaaaccGAAAAGAAATAGAcataatctttaaaaaaaataagaaaaaattatgATCAATTTTTGAAGACATTGTTACATCACATGCTTAATATACTTATTATTAGGTTAATAGTGTTATCATTCAAACtacttttttgtttaaatattattttgatctatatattttttattgtgaTCTATTTTGATTATTGTACTTTAACctaataattattttagtatgtTGATGTTCAAtggatatttcttttttttttaaccctaatgtttatttatgaaattaaaataattatgaagtaaattaataaaataaaatttaggaaCGACGAGCTAACCAACAAAACTTAATCAACTAATTCTCCTAAACTAATTATTAGTTTAATACAAATTTTTTGATTCAATTTTGGTTATTGTAAGTAGAAACGGCCGCGCAGATTTGAACTCGCAATCTCGAACCTCTAGATCgagtaaattttgttttgttaaaGATTAAATGGGCCGTAGAAGCCAATCCAGCGATCCAAAAGCCAAAAACCAGAAGGGTAACCTTCCCTCTTTCTTTGAATGGGGATTTGGCGCGCCGAGTCTCCACTCTCCCAAAGCAGCCGCCCAGAATGAGAGATTCACCTggtaattttcatttttcaaccacaatcctcttcttcttccatctctttcttcttgttcATCGGCCAAAGCGTTATTGAAGCGAGATAGTCTGAAGTATCGATGCGGAGATTTTTGTTAACTTCAATCTGTTTCGCACTGTTaattatctaaaattttatCTCGTTGTTGTTTTTCTATGTGTTTCTTTTCTTGGCCTGGATGGGAAGAGTCATCATAAATTTGTTCTGGATCAATTGAACTTCTTCGTTGCTTAGAGAACTGCAGACGTCGTCGAATAGTGTAATCGTTGTAAAACATTGTTTAACGACGCGTTGAAGGAGTAATTTGTTATCTGGGATAGTATGACATGAAGGAGCTTGAACTAAGATTTGTTCCACGAACACGGAATTCCTTGTTGGAGGTTCTCTTTTACTGTTCCAAATATTTAAGTTTGAAGTTCCATCAGTTTCTCAGTCATTTGCGGTAGTCAACTGAGAATCAAACTCTATCCTGATGCATTTTGTCAAATTTGGCGATTCTCGTCCTTTCCTAAATCATTAAGAATGCTTGTCATAACTTCGAGGCTTTTAGCTACAGTTTCGTTGCTTCCGTTTCTTTTATGAAATTTAGACGTCACGCATTCCGTTGCTTTACCTGATCTAATCAGGTTAGAACTTGTCTCTTATTTTGTACTTGAACGAAATGATCGTCTGTTAGCACTCAAAATAAATTTTCAGCTTCAAGGCTTCGATCTCTGTGGAATTTTAGTTTGCCTACGATATTCATCTCTTCAAAGCTCCAACAACTTATCTAACcttgttattattttaataatcaGTATTATTTTCACCTAAATTCTTCGTACATCTGGTTCAGTTTGCAACGGACaactaatttaaatttatcATACAGATGTTTTGGTGCACGAGGTGAAAGATGCTAAAAATAAGGTCATCAAATTATCTGCTGCACTTAATGTTGGAGACAATGAGGAGTTTGATTTTGTACGTTCCTTATATGGTATGTATTATTTGATTAAATATACTTGAATAAATTCATTAGGGGAAATTTTCAGCATTCCAGATGATTGATCTGCTGTATAAGTTTAAGTCTCAGTGCACAATATGCAAAGACATGTTTGAATGATAGTAAAAAACGTAGAAAATGGAACAAAACACTCTCAGAGCATGCATGTATTGGAGCAAGAATCAAGCTCAACTCACGATGTATTACTTGATTACTCGAATTGAGCAAACCCAAGGAGGAAACTAAAATTTAAGTTTCCATATaagaataacaataataacatttTACTATGTGAGCTTTTCTCTCTATTATTGAGATGCAGTATTGCAGAGTTATGAGTTTTTTACCCTTTTGATTATACTGAATTTtaagtttctttctttgaagTTAGTTTCAAAACTTCAGAAGTTTCTTTTTCAGCTTTTTACTTTTAAGTTTTTACGTTTACTGTTGACTTCTAAGTTTTAAGTTGGTggttatatacatatatagttGAACGACAGTGGGGATCAAATATTTGACCTCTTGAACAAGGAATATGTTGAGCTTTTCTTAGGTTGGCTAAATAGTATTCATTTTTGTACTTATAGAAGTGTGGACTTCTATGAGAAGTTTGTTACATCAATCAAACGTGGTTTCTTTTGACTTAAGGATCCCATTCTCTCATTTTCTGTTCAAATTCTTCTATCTGCTCAGCAAACATGAAATTTTGATTATCACTTCATCTTATTTTCTTCgttcttttattttctaaacAAGTGTCTTGATCAATATATCTCTTCGCATCATTGCTGAAAAAGTAATGCAAAACTCCTTTTGGATTTCATGATAGTAAGTTTTAAAAATCCTTCACATATTTTTGAAAGGATCATATACAATCTGCTAGTGGACTTCGTGGGTAAATAATGAGACAAAGTTCCAAATGTTACTTTTATTCGTCAAGTACATTCCTATCGATCACCAAATTGTGTTTTTGGGGTTGGTGTGTAATACGGGTGAGTATCTTCCTTAATGATGACTGCCTTTTCAAATAGGTACGAATCTTTATGTAACTACGAGCTTTCTTTAATTAGCATCAGTTAAAGGAACTTTTTGCAACTGCTTTGGTTTTTTGTGTGATTTTGTACATTCATTTCATTTATCAAGGAAATTAGTTCTTatcataaagaaaaaaaagttattctGAGAAAAACAGGAACTTACAAGGTGCTTGGAAAACCAGTCCCCCTGGAGTTTCATATTCACATAGAGATGAATAAAGTAAAGCTACTAACTAATCCATCTCCCTGAGAACCATCATGATTCTTGTGTGCATGGTTTAGGTTGTGAGTTTCAACATGGTATTATTGAGGAAATTACGCATCCATTCTCCAATGTATAATGTGTATTAAGAGATCATTTCAAACTCCCCTGAACCACAAAATCTGTACAATGCAAAAGCCATTTGAATCATTCCTCTTCCTCCCCACCTCTGCCGAaggattttattattttaattccCTTGGTCTTCAAGGCAGAAAAGTTTGTTCCGTCTGTCACAATATCTTGTAAAGCTGTGAACAgttaaaataacattatattGATCTCTAACTAATTTCTTCTTTTGTAAGGGTTGTTCTAATTTCATATCATCTCTGCTTGCCTTTGCTATGGACTTTTGCAGAAGGCGCTATAGCTGGCAGTGTTGCTAGCTTCGTTATTGAAGCTGCGCTATATCCAatcgatacaataaaaactcgTCTACAGGTACGCTTTATATGCATAGGTTTCTTTCAGTTGGAAAGTGAATATCTTTTAGGCTCCTAGAACGATCGAGCCTCAAGTTTTTGGTCCCTAGTgttttttgtaattgttttaaTCACCTAATATTGCCCAAGTGCTGCGCTCTTATTTTGTCTCTTCAAATATTTTGCCTCTCGGAGATTGATATTTTCATTTTCtgatttttaatttgaattatttgTCCTGGATTGATTAATTATACAATCTCGACAGCGGTATTGCAGAAGCTTTTCATTCCCTTCCTGAAGTCATCATCACTACCTGTCTGCtgattcaattatcttatggtCATTGCACAACTATAGGGGTCTTCGTGCTTTTATTCCGTCATATGTTCACTTTTGAATGTGTACCACCTGATGATTTCTGAACTACACTAAAATGGTTTTGCTAGGCTGTTCACGGAGGAGGAAAGATTGTACTAAAGGGTCTTTATTCTGGATTGACCGGAAATCTGGTTGGGATGTTACCGTGAGTGTATCTACCCCCATATATTTTTCACCATCTCCTCTGCTAGAATGTTGGATAAATGTATCGTATATGCAATGTTGGAGCTGATTTTAGCCTGCAGAGAAGTATTTCTTTAATGAGAATTTGAATAAATAAAGTTTGTCATGTGAGGAACCTGAAGTTCATTAGTTTGTATGGAATATGAGGGTGTCTCGCATTCcaaataccttttctttttaacctgatttttagtcgttttttcCCCcaacacctttttttttttggacaaagaaaaaatttcatTGATAAATGAAACGGGAAGTAAAACGCCGAACACCGTGAATTACACCGTAATTTAGATAAGGTATAAAGAGCAAAATGATGCTTATTTTTTGCACAAAAGGAAACAGTAGAAGGAACCATGTCCATAGACTGATTAAAAAGAGGAGACTTTCCTGAAAATGTGACCATTTCTTTCACCCCAAAGATGAAAAAGGAGCTTGCAATATAGCCAACCATAATAACTTCTACCACAAAAACGATTGGCCCACCAAAATAGATGCAAGAATATCAAAAACATTACTAGAAAACGTCAAAGACCATCCGAAAGCTTTCAGAACAATGAGCCAAAAACTGGAAGCAAAAGAACAATGCAAAATAATGATATCCAGGAGATTCACACATATCACATAAGACGGACAAGTGCATATTAGGCATCCTCTGCCGCAAACTATCTGCTATACTAATGGATCAAAGACTGAACTCtcaaagaaaaatttaaaatttcttcGAATAATTGTCCTTCCAAGTCTGTATGAACATATTTCAAATGAGGATTCACAGTCCCCATCAAATCCTCCATAAGTGATTTAAGTAATCCTTAAATTCTTTTGTTGATGTTGATATTATGGCCTGTAGTAATGTCTGGTTTTCTGCCATTTGAGTGAAAACCAAATATCAATTGTTGCTTTCAGAACTTGTTGCACCAATGGGTCGTTTTTGCCCTGATTTCTGCCTGTTATTGAGTCGCTTACAATTGTTGTTCAGCCATTAAGTTATTGAAATACTGAGTGTTGAAATCATTAATGTTGGTTCTATAATGCAGTAACTGTTCTTATTTCTCATCATATGATGTCTGTGCTAAATGTTCTATAATTTCACTATTATCAGTGCCACTGCCATTTTCGTTGGTGTATATGAACCTACCAAGCAGACATTGCTCAATTCTCTCCCTGAAAACCTCAATGCTTTAGCTCATTTAGTAAGATTCTCCACCAACCATGTTTCAGTTTACAATACCATTTGAATCTAGCAGTGTTTTCCCCTTGGCTATGTTTGCTATTTTGTTAAAGAAGAACATCAGTTGCATTCGGCTTtctttttatgatattttagaGCAAACTATTACATCAAAATGTTGGTAGAGCTctttatttgttaatttaataGGTGTTCAAGCTACATACAGACTGCAGGTGTCGTAGGAGGAGTGGCTTCATCGATCATTCGTGTACCAACAGAGGTAGTTAACTTTAGCTGCTCTATTACAATATTCTGTCCATGCCTGCTGAGCTCGTTATTTGTTTATTGTTTCCAGGTAGTTAAGCAAAGGATGCAGACTAGCCACTTTGCGTCTGCATCGAATGCTGTCCAAGCTA
This genomic window contains:
- the LOC103496590 gene encoding S-adenosylmethionine carrier 1, chloroplastic/mitochondrial-like isoform X1, which codes for MRDSPDVLVHEVKDAKNKVIKLSAALNVGDNEEFDFVRSLYEGAIAGSVASFVIEAALYPIDTIKTRLQAVHGGGKIVLKGLYSGLTGNLVGMLPATAIFVGVYEPTKQTLLNSLPENLNALAHLTAGVVGGVASSIIRVPTEVVKQRMQTSHFASASNAVQAIVSREGFKGLYAGYGSFLLRDLPFDAIQFCIYEQLRIGYKLAAQRDPNDPENALIGAFSGAVTGAITTPFDVIKTRLMVQGSNSQYQGIRDCCRTIMKEEGARAFLKGMGPRVLWIGLGGAIFFGVLEKTKQMLANQRHPLPEKPIQSQ